TTTCCACAAAGTTATCCAGGCCAACTTCTCTTTCAATAGCGATGAGTGCACCAATTTTATTTCTGGATAAAATTTCAACAGCTTTTATAATTTCATTGGCCACCTGATATTCAGACTTTGCAAACATGCGAAAAACAGGATTTTGACCAAGCTTTAACAGTGCACGCCGGAATTCAGGTTGAAAAAGAATGATAATGGGAATGATAAATACGGGGACAAACTCTGTCATTAACCAATCGATTGTGGAGAGCTGCAATTTTCGCACAAAAAACAGTACGCCAATGGAGATCAAAACGATAATGAATGCCAAACCTCTCAGAATGCTCGTCCCGCTGGTACCCTGCATGATTCGTAAAACAACATATACCACCGTAAAGATAAGAAATATCTCACCCAGAGACCTCCCTATCATCCAGACATTTACATTGTTATATAATTCAGCTATACTTTCTAACATTAACTATTCCTGATTGCGTCACACATTGTTACGATTTGGACAGCTTCACGTACATCATGAACTCGCACAATGTGCGCACCATTCATGACTGCAATGGCAAGAGTTGCAAGCGTTCCATATAAACTTTCCTGAACAGAAAGTTTCAAAATAGTACCAATAAACCTTTTTCGTGATGTGCCAATTAATATGGGGAAGCCCATACTTCCCAACTCTCCCAGCCTCCTCAGGATTTCCATGTTATGCTGTACGGTCTTACCGAAACCAATACCAGGATCTACAATAATCCTGTTTTCCTGTATACCGGAATCCATCGCAACAGAGATAGATTTTCTGAGAGAAGACATTATTTCTGGTAATACATTTTTCCGCAGGGGATATTTTTGCATCGTTCTGGGTGTTCCTTTTTTATGCATAATGACAACAGGAACTTTTGTCTCTGCAGCAATTTTTGCCATCTTTTTATCCATAAGCAATCCACCGATGTCATTGATAATCGATACCCCTGCATCAATCGCTTTTTCAGCAATCTTTGCCTTATAAGTATCAATGGAAACAGGTTTCCGTATCTGCTTTGATAACATTTTAATCACGGGAATAACTCTTTTTATTTCTTCTGCTTCCGATACAGGATGTGCACCAGGCCTTGTAGATTCACCGCCAACATCAATAATATCTGCCCCTTCCTCTACCATTTTGAGTGCATGATCAACTGCATTTTCCAGTGTGTTATATCTTTCTCCGTCATAAAATGAATCCGGAGTTACATTCAGGATTCCCATGACATATGTTTTCTTACCGAGATGTAATATGCCATGTGGAAACGGCACATCGAAAAACCTCCTTTTAAAATTATCAGTAATATCTTCGTTTTTTTGTTCGTATTCGTATAGATTCGTGTTCATTTCAGTTGAAGATAAACAATTGGCAATTAACAGCAGGCAGGTAATGACAGATTTCCATTGTCAACTGCCTTCGGCTTTCTGCTTGCTAAATCATTTTCGCTGATTGTTACATCAACCCCTCAGGTTCCCAATGCAATCCCCTCGCCGCATCACCAGTCCTCTTCCATCGCATCCACGATACTTTGAGCAACTTTTACAAATGCCTCATTACCGGAAGAAGTGAGTGTTTCGCTTCTGCGAACGATAAATTCTGTAGGTCTTTTGATGTTTCTCCGCTCAACAATGGTCCTTCCTGTCCTCTTATCTACCCATCGAATTTCGATTGACACCGTAACCCGGCTTTCAACGATATTATCCTCCCTGTCTTCAATCAATACATTCTCGTCAACACCCGTGATCCTCCCAAACAAGATGGAATCTGCCTCATCCTTGTCAACAATGTTAAGACGCGTTCTGAGTAATAGCTGGTCACGAACTGCCTTGGTAAGGTCAAACTCATATCCTCTCCGAAAGGTATTGTTGTCAAAAATCGGGATATAGATACTCCGGACATTGGAACGGAGTAACGATTTTGAAGAATAGCCGCAACTCACAATAAAAATAGTAAAAAGTACCAACAAAGCGAGGTAAGCAAAAGACGTTATCGTATTACCCTGGAAAAAGTTTTTTTTAAAAAAGTTTTTTACCTCCCCATATCCCCTCCTTGCGAAGGAGGGAAAAGAGGGGTGGTCTATTTGGATGCAGTTGTGTCGTGTTATGTATTTACGTTTTACCATATGGTCTGATAATAGGTGTTTAAAGCAATATTTCAACATAGTTAATTGTACTTCCTCTATTTTATTGCCTCAATCATTCTCAGGAACTCAATCCTTTCGTTAGCCCTCTCCGCCCATATTGTATCCGGAAAATCAGCCTTAACATATTCAAAATACATGACGGCCGAAGCAGGTTTTTTCACTCTCAGATAAAACTCTCCAATGTTAAATTCCCTTTCCGCCTCAATAATTCTTATTTCTTCAATCATTCTCTTTGCATCCTCTGCATGGATACCATGTGGATTTGAGACTAAATATTCTTCAAAGCCTTCCCGAGCAGATATCAGGAGGCCATAATTGCGTTCCTGTTGCTTCTCATGATAAACTTTTGAAAGCGGTATCTGGTATTGTACGTAAGGAACCCATTCACTCTTTGGATAATTTTCCAAAAACTTCTCATAAGCGTCAAGGGCTTCTTCATATTGGCCAAGTTTAAAGTAACAATCCGCTATTTTTACCTGTGCGTCAGAGGCAATAGGTCCTAAATGATGCTTTTCTATAATCTTTTCGAAAACACTTATCGCCGCTTCCTCATTCGTATCCATCTGTGCAATGCCGACCTGATACTCCCGCCTGAGTATTT
The genomic region above belongs to Candidatus Brocadia sp. and contains:
- the bamD gene encoding outer membrane protein assembly factor BamD, coding for MNNMLKLKYLFLAGIIFCMTATSSYGKWVWNKETGWMESPSTAISTLDQRYKYALSLLVEQKYTIAVKEFESIVNIAPDSEYAEASQINVGWAYFLNGDYKRALKAYEKVLQKYPGTKRTEEILRREYQVGIAQMDTNEEAAISVFEKIIEKHHLGPIASDAQVKIADCYFKLGQYEEALDAYEKFLENYPKSEWVPYVQYQIPLSKVYHEKQQERNYGLLISAREGFEEYLVSNPHGIHAEDAKRMIEEIRIIEAEREFNIGEFYLRVKKPASAVMYFEYVKADFPDTIWAERANERIEFLRMIEAIK
- a CDS encoding TIGR00159 family protein, giving the protein MLESIAELYNNVNVWMIGRSLGEIFLIFTVVYVVLRIMQGTSGTSILRGLAFIIVLISIGVLFFVRKLQLSTIDWLMTEFVPVFIIPIIILFQPEFRRALLKLGQNPVFRMFAKSEYQVANEIIKAVEILSRNKIGALIAIEREVGLDNFVETGTKLNANVSSELLNAIFWPGSPLHDGAVVIQEQKISAAGCLLPLTENTELSKKLGTRHRAGIGLTEETDAMVIIVSEETGTISTGFKGVLNRGVDEKELKKILDELSTERFGVARSAQV
- the folP gene encoding dihydropteroate synthase, with the translated sequence MNTNLYEYEQKNEDITDNFKRRFFDVPFPHGILHLGKKTYVMGILNVTPDSFYDGERYNTLENAVDHALKMVEEGADIIDVGGESTRPGAHPVSEAEEIKRVIPVIKMLSKQIRKPVSIDTYKAKIAEKAIDAGVSIINDIGGLLMDKKMAKIAAETKVPVVIMHKKGTPRTMQKYPLRKNVLPEIMSSLRKSISVAMDSGIQENRIIVDPGIGFGKTVQHNMEILRRLGELGSMGFPILIGTSRKRFIGTILKLSVQESLYGTLATLAIAVMNGAHIVRVHDVREAVQIVTMCDAIRNS